The Natribaculum luteum genome contains the following window.
CCCGTGCAGATCGATCCGTTCGGTTCATACCTCCACGGCGAGACGATCCGGGACCTGATCACGATCGGACTGCCCGTGATGGGGACCAACCTCGTCTGGACGATGGCCGAGTTCCCGATGCTCGCGATCGTCGACATCTTCGGTCAGGATACCGTCGCCGCGTACGTCATCGCACGGCGGATCTGGGGGCTGATGAACACCCCCGGCTGGGGGTTCGGGCTCGCGTCCTCGAGTCTGGTCGGCCAGGAACTCGGCGCGAACGACGAGCACACCGCGGAGGAGTACGGCCACGAGATCATCCGGTTCGCCGTCGCCGTCTACCTCGTGTCGGCGGCCATCGTCTTCGTCTTCGCGGAGCCGATCACGCTCGCCTTCACCGACGACCCCTCGGAGCTGTCGATCCCGACCGCGGTATCGCTCGTCCACGCGGCCTGTGCTGCCATCACGTTACGTGCGGTATCGGGCGCGGCGGCCGGCCCGCTCAACGCCAGCGGCGACACCCGCTGGCCGTTCTACAGCCAGGCGCTCGGGATGTTCGGCGTCGCGATCCCGGTCGCCTACCTCGGTGCGGCCGGCCTGACGATCCCGCCGATCGGCCCGATCCCGCTCCTCGAGGTGGCCGTCCCCGGGTTGACGATCCCGGCGTTCGGGATCGCGGGTCTTTACCTCGCCTTCCTTGCCGAGACGGCCGTCCCCGCCGCGATCAACTACTACCGGTTCTCGACCGGCAAGTGGAAAACGATCAGCCGGTCGTACCGGCCGGAAGCGCCGGCGGACGACTGATCGTCACCCCGCCGGTGTCGCGGGTTCGCTGATTCTATATGCACGGTTCCGCAACGATCGACGAGATGGACGCATCGGAGACGACTGACGAACGCAACCCGAAAGCGCCCGACGGCGGTCGGACAGTCGACGGCCACAGCGCGACGCGAGTCGGCGTCGACGTCGGCGGCACGTTCACCGACGTCGCGCTGTCGGTCGACGACCGACTCGTGACCGCGAAGGTGCCCACGACCGACGACCAGAGCGTCGGCGTCCTGGCGGGCATCGACAAGGCCTGCGAGCGAGCGGGCATCGACCCCGGCGAGATCGACGAGTTCGCCCACGCGATGACCGTCTCGGTGAACGCCCTGCTCGAGCGCGACGGCGCGCGCACCGCGCTGGTCACGACCGAGGGGTTCCGGGACGTCCTCGAGATCGGCCGACAGGACCGACCCGACCTGTACGACCTCGAGGTCGAGAAACCCGAGCCACTCGTTCCGCGGCAGCGTCGCTTTACGGTCGACGAGCGGACGACGCCCGACGGCGTCGAACGGCCGGTCGACACGGAGGATGTTCGCGACCTCGCGGCGACCCTGCGCGAGCGCGACGTCGAGAGCGTCGCCGTCTGCCTGCTGCACGCCTACGCGGACCCCGAGAACGAACGGCTCGTCGCAGAGACGCTCCGGGAGGAACTCGACGTTCCAGTCTCCGCCTCCCACGAGGTCCTCGCGGAGTTTCGCGAGTACGAACGGACGTCGACGACCGCCGTCGACGCCTACGTTCGTCCGGCGATCGACAGCTACGTCGGCCGCCTCGTCGACGAGGCGACGGCGGTGGGGATCCCGTCCCCGCGGATCATGCAGACAAACGGCGGCATCGCCGGCCCTGAGACGGTCCGCGAACGGGCCGTGACGACGACGATGTCCGGCCCGGCCGCGGGCGTCGTCGGTGCCGCGGCGACCGTCGCCGACGACGACGTCGAGGGACTCGTCACCTTCGACATGGGCGGCACCTCGAGTGACGTCAGCCTCGTCCGCGACGGCGAGGCCGAGCGGACGACCGACTCGGAGATCGCTGACCTCCCGATCCGCACGCCGATGGTCGACGTGAACACCGTCGGCGCGGGCGGCGGTTCGGTCGCCTGGGTCGACGCGGGTGGGGCACTCCGAGTCGGCCCCCGGTCGTCGGGTGCCCAGCCCGGTCCCGCCTGCTACGGCCGCGGCGGGACGGAACCCACCGTCACGGACGCCAACGTCGTGCTCGGCTACATCGGCCCCGAGACGGCACTCGGCGGCGAGATGACCTTGGACGTCGAGGCGGCCCACGACGCCCTCGAGCGACTGGCCGACGAGGCCGGCCTCGAGGACGCGCTCGAGGCGGCCCGCGGCGTCTACCGCGTGGCGAACGCGACGATGACCCGGACGATCCGCTCGGTGACGGTCGAGCGCGGCCACGACCCGCGCGGGTTCGCACTCGTCGCGTTCGGCGGTGCCGGGCCGATGCACGCCGCGGCGCTCGCCGAATCGCTCGAGGTCGACCGCGTCGTCGTCCCGCGACCGAGCGGCGTGCTCTCGGCGTTTGGCCTGCTGGCAGCCGACGAGAGCTACGACGCCGTCCGCACCGTGGGCGTCGACCTCGCCGAGGCAGACCGCGACCGACTCGAGGACGTCTACGAGGGGCTCGTCGCAGACGTCCTCGCCGACGCATCCGACCCCGACGACGCCGTCGTCGAACGCGCAGCGGACTGTCGGTACGATGGACAGAGCTTCGAGTTGACCGTCCCGGTCGACGAGCCCGTCGACGCGGCGGCGGTCGAAGAGCGGTTCCACGCCGCCCACGAGCGGGCGTACGGCTACGCGATGGACGAGGCCGTCGAGGTCGTCAACCTGCGTGCGACGGCGACCGTTTCCGGCGTCGAGCCGGTGGTCCGCCACGACGGCGGCGGCGACACTCGCATCGACACTCGGGAGGCGCACTTTCCCGACCACGGTCCGCGAGAGACGGCCGTCTACGACCGCGACCGACTCGAGTCCGGCGCGACCGTCGACGGCCCCGCGATCCTGGAACAGGCGGAGAGTACGACCGTCGTCCCGCCGGCGTGGTCGGGCGACGTGCTGGCCGACGGCACGCTCGTGATGACTCGCGAGGAGGGAGCCGACCGATGACGACCGACGAGCTCGATCCCGTGACCCTGGAGGTACTGCGCAACCAGCTCGAGAGCGTCGCCGAGGAGATGGGCCAGACCCTGATCCGCGGGGCCTACTCGCCGAACATCAAGGAACGCCGGGACTGCTCGACGGCGCTGTTCGACCGCGAGGGGCGGATGATCGCCCAGGCCGAACACATCCCGGTCCACCTCGGCGCGATGCCCGAGGCGGTCGACGCCGTCCGCGAGCACGATCCAGAGCCGGGCGACGTGTTCGTCCTCAACGATCCGTTCACCGGCGGGACGCACCTGCCGGACGTGACGATGGTCTCGCCGCTCGCGCCGGACGGCGAGATCGTCGGCTACGCCGTCTCGAGGGCCCACCACGCCGACGTCGGCGGGATGGCCCCCGGCAGCATGCCCGCGGGCGCACGGGAGATCTATCAGGAGGGACTTCGACTCCCCCCGATCCGGCTGGTCGAGGACGGCAAGATCCGCGAGGACGTCCGCTCGCTCGTGCTCGCGAACGTCCGCAACCCGCGCGAGCGCCGGGCCGACCTGCGCGCCCAGCTGGCGGCGAACGAACGCGCGGAACGGCGTCTCGCCTCGCTGTTCGACGAGCACGGCCGCGAGACTGTCCTGCGGGGATTCGACGCCGTGATCGACTACTCCCGGGAGCGGATCGCCGACGAGATCGAAACGCTGCCGGACGGAACGTACGAGGCGAGCGACGTCCTCGAGGGCGACGGGATCACCGACGAGGACGTCGAAATTTCGACGGCGGTGACGATCGACGGCGCGACGATCACCGTCGACTTCTCGGGGACCGCACCGGAGGTCGAGGGGAACCTCAACGCGCCGCTTTCGGTGGCCAAAAGCGCCGTCTACTTCGTCGTGCGCTGCGTCACCGATCCCGAGATCCCGCCGAACCACGGCTGTTACGACCCCGTGAGCGTGGACGCGCCCGAGGGGTCGCTGCTGAATCCGACGCCGCCCGCGGCGGTCGTCGGCGGCAACGTCGAGACCAGCCAGCGCGTCACCGACGTCGTCTTCACCGCCCTCGCGGCGGCCGCGCCCGACCGCGTGCCGGCGGACGGGCAGGGCACGATGAACAATCTGACTGTCGGCGCGCGAGACGGCACGTTCACCTACTACGAGACGATCGGCGGCGGCTTCGGCGCTCGCGCCGAGCGCGACGGCATGGACGGCGTCCAGGTCGGGATGACGAACACGCTCAACACGCCAGTCGAATCGATCGAGACCGAGTACCCGATGCGCGTCGAGCGGTACGCGCTGCGTCCGGACAGCGGCGGTCGCGGCCGGTTCCGGGGCGGACTCGGCCTCGAGCGCGCCGTCACCGTCGAAACGGACGCGACGGTCTCGCTGCTCACCGAACGCCGTCGACACGCGCCGAAAGGCGTCGCCAGCGGCGAGGACGGCGCGACGGGACAGAACCTGATCGACGGCGAGGAGGTCCCGGCGAAGACGACCGTCGACGTCCCCGCCGGTACGACGGTGACGGTCCGAACGCCTGGCGGCGGCGGTCACGGCGATCTCGCCGAACGCGATCCGGCGGCGCTCGAGGCCGATCGGCTGGATGGAAAGGTGACCGACGACGGCGAGACGTAACGTCCACCGACGGGATCAGTCGGCGTGCTGTTCGGCCGTTCCCGACCGGTCGACTCGCAGCGGATCGTTCGACGTCGCGGTCACCAGCCGAAGGAACGTGCCGGCGTTCGTGAGAAGTTTGTTCTCCGCCTTGCGAAGGTGTTCTTCGTACGTCGATCGGGCGACGGCCGTCCGGCCGGCCAGCTCGCGAAGCGACGTCTGTCGCGGCTGCTCGTAGTAGCCGCTCTCGAGCGCCAGCTGTAACGCCGCGAGCTGTCGGTCGGTGAGCCCCTCGAACAGCTGATCGACCGGGGCTAGCATACTGTGTGGGATCTGCTGTTCCGCGATGGCAGTCTTGGCGAGGACGTCGACGTGCCGGTCGTCCTCGAGGTCACGGAGCAGCGCTCGAGCGTCGCCCTCGTCGAACGCGATCACCGTGTAGTGCTCCCACCCCTGGCGGTGAATCGTCGGCGGCTGGTACAGGCAGTTGTACTCCTCGAACCGGTCGATGATCGACTCCTCGAGCGAACAGAGACACGACTGGGTGACGACGTGCAGTCCGGACTCGTCGACCGAGCGGTGGAGAATCGTCCCCAGCCCGTCGATCTCCTCGAGGAGGTCGTCCGTCGGCGCTTCCGAGGACGTGATCTCGAGCACCTGGCACTCGCTCAGGTACCACTCGCGTATCGTGAGATCCGGGTAGCGTTCTGAGATCTCCCGGTAGGGGCACTCGTGTTTCACCCGGAACGAGGCCTCGTAGAGGCTCATACGACGACGTTTGGCCTCGAGTCGATTAACGGTGCCGGTCATGTCCGGCAGCACCTACATCTGGATCTCGTTCGTACTGGTGGACAACGATGACAGGAATCCGCGAAGACGGAGCGTCGTCCGACCGCGAGTCAGGTCCGAATTACCGCGTCGTCCATCCTCGAGCCGAGAGCCGATCGCCGCGTCGTCGAGTAACCAATGAGTGAGCAGACCGAGCTGAGACAGGGAATCCGCGAGCACCTCGGACAGTTCTCGCTGCACGTCCTGCTGGTGTTTGCGACCGGGCTGACGATCGGGTCGGAGCGGACCGTCGTCCCCGTTCTGGGTGAGGACGTTCTCGGCGTCGAGTCGTTCCTGGTTATCGGCTCGTTCGTCGTCTCCTTCGGGTTCGTCAAGGCCCTGCTCAACCTCTACGCCGGCAAGTGGGGCGAGGAGTACGGCCGCAAGCCGGTGCTCGTCGCCGGCTGGCTCACCGCGTTGCCGATCCCGGTGATCCTCATCTTCGCGCCCAACTGGTGGTGGATCACCGCGGGGAACATCCTGCTGGGTATCAACCAGGCGCTGACCTGGAGTATGGCGATCAACGCCAAGATCGACCTCGCCGGTCCCGACCAGCGCGGGCTGGCCGTCGGCATCGACGAGGCCTTTGGCTACACCGGCGTCGCCGTCGGTGCCTGGATCACGGGCGTCATCGCCGGCCAGACGAACCTCCGGCCGGAGCCATTCTACTTCCTGGCCGCCGTCGTGGTTCTGGCGTTCCTGATCTCGATCTTCCTCATCAAGGAAACCGTCCAGTTCGCACAGATGGAAGGCGACGACGACCACCACGACGCGAACCTCCCGTTCGACGAGGTGCTGAAGCGGGCGACCTACGGCGATCGGACGCTGTTCGCGGCGGCCCAGGCCGGCCACATCGAGAACTTCGTGGACACGCTGTTCTGGATCGCCGTGCCGCTGTATCTCACGAGTCAGGACCTCGCGATCGAAGCCGTCGGGGTCGTCGTCGGCGTCCACAGCGCGATGTACTTCCTCCAGATCGCCACTGGTGGTCTCGCCGACCGTATCGGGCGACGCCCGCCCGTCGTCGCAGGAATGTTCCTCGCCGGCGCGGGCGTCCTCGGAATGGTGCTCGTCGACGGCTACCTCCCGTGGGCGATCATGGCGGCCGCCTCCGGACTTGGAATGGCGTTGCTCTACCCAAACCTGATGACGGTGCCCGGCGACGCGGCCCACCCGACCTGGCGGTCGGCCGGCATGGGCGTCTACCGGATGTGGCGCGACGCCGGCTACGGCGTCGGCGCGATCCTGATCGGCCTCTCGATGGAGTTCGTAAACGCCGAGGCCGCCTTCTACATGACCGCGGTCGCGATGTTCGTCTCCGGGGCGATCGTCTACCTGTGGATGGAAGAGACCCACCCCGACTTCGGCACCCACGAACCGCCCGCGCCCGCGCCGGAGACGCCGACGCAGGCGACGGCCGAAGACTGATCTGCCTGCTGTGCCTGTCTCCCGGCAGGACACGACGGGGCCGCCTATCGGTCTCTTCCGAGACGACGAGTTCTGTCAGGCGTGCTTTTATTATACCACATACACATATCGTTCTATGAAGGATTCGAAAACGGCTGTGATCGTTATCGACCTCCAGGAGGAGTATTTCGACGAGGACCGCCCGTGGTACGTCCCGAACGGTGACCGCGTACTGGAAAACTGCCAGCGAATCCTCGAGCGCGCTCGAGAGTTAGACGTCACCGTCGTCCATGCTCGCCACGTCCAGCCCACACGGGACGCTCCGGTGTTTGCGTGGGGTACCGAAAACTCGAAGATTATCGACGACATCGACATCAGAGACGACGAATACCTGCTGACGAAGACGAAACCGAGCTGTTTCCAGGATACCCGACTCGAGGCCATTCTCAAACGGAACGGAATCGAAAACGTCGTCTGTACCGGCCTCCTGTCGTTCGTCTGCGTCGATACGACTGCTCGGGAGGCCGATGCGCGTGGCTACGACGCGACGTACGTCACCGACGCCACCGCCGCGTTCCCCATCGACGGACTGGATCCCGAAGCACTCACCGAAACCATCGCCACGATCCACGACGTGATCTTCTCGGACGTCGTCGAAACCCAGGACGTCGTCGACCGACTCGAGTCCGACGAGGCTGCCGCCTAGTCGAGCACCGCCCTGAACGGCCATCGAGCAACCTGGCCACTGTCGAAAGGCAACTTTACGGGGACGGAGACCGTCACTCGTTGTAGATGACAGACGACGGCTGGTCACCCGACTGTCCGCACCCGTCGAAGGCGTCCGCCCGGGCGACGACGAGGTCTGCGTCGCCTGCAGTCGTCGTCCGTAGCACGTCGGGGGTGAGCGACCCGTGACCGACGTCAGCGTCGCCGACGCCGTCGACGCGTACATCGAGCGCAAGGCCGTCGGCGATCCCGACGGTCCCGGTGCCGGGGCCTACGTGTCCAACGCGGAGTCGATCCTGCGGCGGTTCAGCGAGTGGCTCGAGCACGAACACGGCGTCACCTCGCTGTTCGCACTCGAGGTCGAACACATGCGCTCGTACGCCCGCGAACTCGACGAGCGGACCGACCGCGGCGAGTACACGGCCTCGACGGCCAGCACCTACTTCGCCGTCGTCCGCGCCTTTCTCTCGTGGTGTGTCAGTGGCGGCATCCTGGAGACGAACCCCGCCGCGACGGAGGCCGCGACGGAGGCGCTTCCGACCGAGACCGACCGCTCCGAGGGACAGTTCTGGACGCCCGAGAAGCGCCGCGCGCTCGAGACCTACGTCAGAGAGCGCACGCTCGAGGCCGCAGACGCCGACCGCAGCGAGCGACTGCGTCGGCTGCGCGAGTACGCGATGGTCGTGATGCTCGCCCACACCGGAGTTCGGAGCGCCGAACTCTTTCGCGTCCCCGAGGACGATCGCCGGACCGGCGCGACCTGGGACGACGTCGACTTCTACACCGGCACGATCCGCGTCCTCGGCAAGTCACAGCGACTCGAGGACGTCCCACTGCCGGCGGCCGCCCGGACGCCCTTGCGCCGGTATCGCGTCGTCCTCGATCCGCCGTCGAACGAGTGGCCGCTGTTCCCGACCCGTCACGCGCCGTCGATCGCGCGGCGCGTCCGCTCTGTCCTCCGCGAGCGTGGCCACGACGAGGCGGAGATCGAGACGCTCCTCGAGGAACGGACGGCGAGCGAACTCGCCCGCGAGCGGTCGATCGCGCCCCCGGCGATCACGACGGAAGGGGCTCGCTCGATCCTGAAACGGCTCTGTGAGGACGCGGCCGTCGACATCGACGGCGACTACCTCAAACCGCGGGGGGCGCGGCGCGGCCTCGGCGAGGACCACTACCGCCGGGACGCGTCGACGACGCGGACGGCGTTGCGCGAGACGATACACGAACAGTCGGTCGTCGTCGCCGACCAGCGACCACCGGGATCAACCGACGACGGCAGGCGATCACCCGACGAGCGGGACGAGGAGTGAGACGGTCTGCTGGACCGATTTCCCGGCACGACCGCAGGCGGTTCGCGGTTGCTCAGACAATGACTTACAGCGGTCCGTACGAGTCGCGGTCGCGACCGGCGGCTGACTACTGCGAGGTGCCGACTGCTCGCGCCCGGGGACGGCGACCGTCTCGCGTCTGCGAGACGAGGACGTCCGCGACGAACGATGCCACGTCGATCTTCTCCTCGAGGAGGCGCTCGCGTCGTCTGCGCCACGTCTCGGCGAGCGTCGGGTCGGAGACGAGCCGCGAGACGAGGTCGATCGCCTCCTCCTCGTCGGCGGTCGACCGGAGCAGTCCGTACTCCTCCTCGAGTTCGACGAAGTTGCTCATGTCCGTCTCGGGGTCGGCGAACGACTGGACGCGGACGGCCGGCGTCCCGAGGACGGCCGCCTCGGTGGCCATCGTCGCGGAGTCGCCGGCGTAAAAGTCGGCGTAGTACAGCAGGTCGTGGACGAGGTGTGGCGGGATCGGCTGGCGGTGCTGCTCGAGGTTCGACGGGAGGTCGTCGGAACTGGTGATGTAGACCTCGCCGTAGTCGTCGAGCAGCGAGACGAGACGTCGTTTCCCGGCCGGTGAGAGGCCGGCCTCACCGACGTCGTGGAGCGCGTCCCACTTCTTGAAGCGCAGCAGAGAGAAACGCTCGTCGGGTTCGACGCCGTGTTCGCGCAATCGGTCCGGCGACGGGTCGAACCGGTCGGGATGGAGGTACGCGAGTTCCTGGTAGCCCTCGTAGCGGACGTGTTTGTCCCCGTAGTGGTCGCCGAACCGCGCTGGCGTACAGACCACGTGAGCGAACGGCGTCGTGATCCGGTGGGACGTGATGCCCTCGTTGTCGACGAAGACGACGCTTCGCGCGCCGACCAGCGGTGCCACGTGCGAGACGGCGACGCCGCCGATGGCCGTCATCACGTCGGGATCGATCTCGCGAGCCCGCCGAAAGAGCCGGTATTCGTAGGTCGCCTGGACTTTCGCCAGCTCGAGCAGCGAGTCCTGGGGACCCGCGAGCACCTCGTGTGGGATGCCGTACTCCCGCAACAGCGGAACCGCGAGATCGTTCTCGCGGGCGAAGACGAACACGTCGTGGCCCCGGTCCTCGAGGATGTCGATCGCGTTCCGGTAGAAGTGAACGTGTGCTGGATGCTGGATCGTGACGATGACTCTCATTCGACTCTCACCACCAGATCCTCGTTTTCCTCGCGGTCGAACGTCATCGCGAGCAGGATCGAGAGCGCGGCGTGGGTCAGGAGGACGATCGGCGTCAGCGGTCCCGCGTCGGTCCCCCCGTCCATTCGACGGCCGAACGCGGCGGCGAGGCCGGCGAGTGCGACCGCACCGCTCGCAACTCCGACCGCGTACAGCAACGCCAGCGGGTGGAAGTCGGTCAGCAGATACCTGACCGACAGCCGCCGGGCGAACCGCCGGAGCAACAGCCACGAGAGCCTCGGGACGAACGACCGGTACTGGATGTGACTCTCCTCCTCGCCGTAGACCGCCGGCATCGACACGTCGGCGATCCGCACGCCGCGCGTGTTCAGCGCAACCAGCAGGTCGTTCGAGAAGCCGTACTCCTCGTAGAGCCGCTCGAGGTCGATCCGCTCGAGCGCCTCGAGCGAGATCGCCGTGTAGCCGTTCTGGGGGTCCATCATCCGCCAGTAGCCGCTCGAGACCTTCGTCAGAAACGAGAGCGTAAGGTTGCCGAACAGCCGCCACGTCGACATCTCCGAACGGTCACGACCACCGAGTCGGTTGCCCTTGGCGTACTCGGCCCGGCCGTCGACGATCGGATCGAGGAGCCACTCGAGGTGGTCCGGGTTCATCTGTCCGTCGCCAGCCATGACGGCGGTGACGTCGACCTCGTCCTCGAGTGCGTGCTGGTAGCCGGTCTTGATCGAGCCGCCGACGCCCCGGTTTTCCTCGTGGCGGATGGGGACGACCGTCTTCCCGGAGCCGTCGGCGACGGCACCGCTGGTCTCGTCGTCCGATCGGGACGTGGTCGAGTCCTCGTCGCTCGTCGACGCCGCGACAGCGGTTCGGTTGCGGCGTCTTGCGTGACGCTCGATCTCGTCCCAGGTACCGTCGGTCGAACAGTCGTCGACCACGTAGATCCGGTCGACGAACGCGGGAATCGTGTCGATGACGTCGCCGACGAGCCCCGATTCGTTGTACGCCGGTACGACCACCGCGACGGAGTGTTCGTCGTACATGGGTCTACTCACCCCGGCGGTCCGACTGTCACCCGAATCCGATCGCCGTCCAGAACCGGCACCGTCGTCTGTCGTGTCACGTTCGCCCTCATCTGTCCCGGTAGTCCGGCCCTCGAGTGATTGTTATTCTTCACCTTTGCTGCCATAAGTCAAGAATACATTTTCGGGCAGTAGAGAACGTCTCTACGCCATCTATGTGTGGAAAACGAAAGAGTTCAAAGATATTTGATAGTATATCAGGCGGCAGGACGGAGGGTGGGTCGATCGCAGAGCGATCGAGTGCGACGGGGCCGGTGTAGTCCCGCCGTACCGTGAGTAGTCGAGGGAAACATCATCGTCTCGCTGACGACAACTCGAGGGAGAGGGTCTCGTTCGGCGAAACTACCGCTGGTCTAGACCAGCAGCCACAGTACGATCGTCAACGAGACTGTGACGAACAGCACCGTCGTACCGATTCCCGCACGCAGGAGGAGCCGCGAGGGCTGGCCGCCGTTTGCCACGCGTCGGTCGCGGGTGTCGACGAGCCGGTCGGGTACCTTGCGGGCGACGCGGTCGGCTGCGACGGTCGGGTTGTTGCCGATCCAGTAACACCGGCGGACGAACCCGACGGCGACGGCGTCGACGGCGGCGAACGTCTCGGTGATCGCCCGCATCGACCCCCGTCCGAGGTGGTACATCGCCGGATTGACGATCACCTCGACGTCGGGGACGTGCCCGAGTTTCGACAGTGGCTTGCGGACGAGTTTGAACGCGACGGCCGCGACGGTGACGAGGACGACCGAGTCGAGCAGGTGGCCGGTGCTGTAGGGGTGGAGGTGGCCTTCACCGCCCGTGTACTCGAACGCCTGCCCTTCGATGCCGGGGAGGAGGTCGACGAAGCCCTGCCACCACAGGCCCAGGGCGAGACACGCGCCGCCGACCGCGAGCATCGCGACTGTCTGGCCGGGTCTGGCGTCGGCGACCTCGAGGTCGCTCTCGCCGTGGAGGAAGGCGTAGTAGCCGAGTTTGATAAAGGAGAGCAGCGTCCCGACGGCACCGATCATCAACAGCCAGTACAGCACCTCGTACTCTGGCGCACCGTAGTAGTGGGGGTCGGCGGCATCTATCACCATCCCCTTGCTGACGTAGCCGTTGAAACCAGGGATGGCGGTGATCGAGAACGCACCGAGTCCGAAGCCGACGGCGGTCAGGGGCATCTCCCGCCAGAGGCCGCCGAGTTCGTAGAGGTCGTTCTCGCCGGTCCGGTAGATGATGACGCCGACGGCCATGAACAGCAGGCTCTTGAACAGCACGTTGTTGAACAGGTGACCCATCGCACCGGCGACCGCGAGGGTGCTGCCGATGCCGACGCCGGCGACCATGTACCCGAGCTGAGCCTGGATGTGATACGACAGGAGCGCGCGCATGTCGTGCTGGAGCAACGCGAAGGTCGCCCCGTAGATGGCCATCAGGCCGCCCATGTAGGCGACGTACAGGTTCCCGTCGTCGGGAAGCGCCCGGTAGAGGATGTACGCGCTGGTCTTCGTCGTGTAGACGCCGAGGAACACCGAGGCCGCGAAGTGGGGCTTGGGGTAGGTATCGGGCAGCCACGTGTGCAGGCCGATGAACGCACAGTTGATGCCGAGCCCGAGCACTGCGAGCAACAGGGGTAGCCCGGTGGTGATGCCGTCTGCGGTGTAGGCGAACGAGCCGACCTCGGCGTAGTGGGCGACGACGGCAAAGAGCAGGAGACTGCCGCCGATGCCGTGGGCGATCGCGTACCGAAAGCCAGCCCGGACGGCGTCGCCGCCGTAGTCCCACACCAGGAGGGTGCTCGTCATCGCCATGATCTCGGCCATGAACACGAGCACGAGCCAGTCGCCCGCGAACGCCGCTCCGACTGCCGACGCGACGTACG
Protein-coding sequences here:
- a CDS encoding glycosyltransferase family 2 protein, which codes for MYDEHSVAVVVPAYNESGLVGDVIDTIPAFVDRIYVVDDCSTDGTWDEIERHARRRNRTAVAASTSDEDSTTSRSDDETSGAVADGSGKTVVPIRHEENRGVGGSIKTGYQHALEDEVDVTAVMAGDGQMNPDHLEWLLDPIVDGRAEYAKGNRLGGRDRSEMSTWRLFGNLTLSFLTKVSSGYWRMMDPQNGYTAISLEALERIDLERLYEEYGFSNDLLVALNTRGVRIADVSMPAVYGEEESHIQYRSFVPRLSWLLLRRFARRLSVRYLLTDFHPLALLYAVGVASGAVALAGLAAAFGRRMDGGTDAGPLTPIVLLTHAALSILLAMTFDREENEDLVVRVE
- a CDS encoding tyrosine-type recombinase/integrase; the encoded protein is MTDVSVADAVDAYIERKAVGDPDGPGAGAYVSNAESILRRFSEWLEHEHGVTSLFALEVEHMRSYARELDERTDRGEYTASTASTYFAVVRAFLSWCVSGGILETNPAATEAATEALPTETDRSEGQFWTPEKRRALETYVRERTLEAADADRSERLRRLREYAMVVMLAHTGVRSAELFRVPEDDRRTGATWDDVDFYTGTIRVLGKSQRLEDVPLPAAARTPLRRYRVVLDPPSNEWPLFPTRHAPSIARRVRSVLRERGHDEAEIETLLEERTASELARERSIAPPAITTEGARSILKRLCEDAAVDIDGDYLKPRGARRGLGEDHYRRDASTTRTALRETIHEQSVVVADQRPPGSTDDGRRSPDERDEE
- a CDS encoding Na(+)/H(+) antiporter subunit D, yielding MAIEALTMVYPPLVVFAAALLVLVLPRIAGFAVGSASLLAVIALAWFTPEGAHLTGSFLGFEATLFLVDDFTRMLGIVMGFLGAFAVVYAYSSEATRRMTAFALAYVASAVGAAFAGDWLVLVFMAEIMAMTSTLLVWDYGGDAVRAGFRYAIAHGIGGSLLLFAVVAHYAEVGSFAYTADGITTGLPLLLAVLGLGINCAFIGLHTWLPDTYPKPHFAASVFLGVYTTKTSAYILYRALPDDGNLYVAYMGGLMAIYGATFALLQHDMRALLSYHIQAQLGYMVAGVGIGSTLAVAGAMGHLFNNVLFKSLLFMAVGVIIYRTGENDLYELGGLWREMPLTAVGFGLGAFSITAIPGFNGYVSKGMVIDAADPHYYGAPEYEVLYWLLMIGAVGTLLSFIKLGYYAFLHGESDLEVADARPGQTVAMLAVGGACLALGLWWQGFVDLLPGIEGQAFEYTGGEGHLHPYSTGHLLDSVVLVTVAAVAFKLVRKPLSKLGHVPDVEVIVNPAMYHLGRGSMRAITETFAAVDAVAVGFVRRCYWIGNNPTVAADRVARKVPDRLVDTRDRRVANGGQPSRLLLRAGIGTTVLFVTVSLTIVLWLLV
- a CDS encoding DUF354 domain-containing protein — its product is MRVIVTIQHPAHVHFYRNAIDILEDRGHDVFVFARENDLAVPLLREYGIPHEVLAGPQDSLLELAKVQATYEYRLFRRAREIDPDVMTAIGGVAVSHVAPLVGARSVVFVDNEGITSHRITTPFAHVVCTPARFGDHYGDKHVRYEGYQELAYLHPDRFDPSPDRLREHGVEPDERFSLLRFKKWDALHDVGEAGLSPAGKRRLVSLLDDYGEVYITSSDDLPSNLEQHRQPIPPHLVHDLLYYADFYAGDSATMATEAAVLGTPAVRVQSFADPETDMSNFVELEEEYGLLRSTADEEEAIDLVSRLVSDPTLAETWRRRRERLLEEKIDVASFVADVLVSQTRDGRRPRARAVGTSQ